The sequence AAACCCTTAATTCGTGGGGGTTTTACAGATTATTGTCAAACAAGTAGGTCAGCTATTCTCAAAAAAACCTATCACTTCAAAAAAAATGAATTTGTTACCTTAATTGTACATCCAACACCTAAAAAGTCAACTAAAAAGAGCCGAGTTTATAATTTTATTGGTGTTAGTTGCGAGCTGACAACAGCATCGAATAGTAAAATTAGAACAATTGGCTAGCCAATTTTCCCAAAAAATATTATTTGAAAGTCTCCGTCAGAAGTAACAGAGATTTCTCTCGCTACCACACCTGACATTAGAAAGAATTTGGTGTCGTTTTAGGAGATAGAGAGTAAATCCTGGAGTTTTAATTTACTTGAAAGGAGTTAAGCCCCTCATAAAAAACCATATTATCAGCGAGGTCGCTGAGTCGAAAAGCTTATCTAGTCTAGCTTTGAGCAATAGTTGTCGCCCCATCAGCTAAACTCCAGCAAGTGAAGGACACAGAAACCTAGTTTCTGTGTCCTTCAGTTTATTCTAACCCCGACGCAATTTTCTTCTTTTCACTATTAACTTTTCACTTCTAACCTTTAACTTTTGATTGGTTTTTGCGTTGGAGTGCGGCAGCAGTAACAGCACCAAAAGTCAGTAAAGCCAATGCAGAAGTAGGTTCCGGAACTGGTTTGGGTTTTTGCAGAGCCACAACAAAAGTGGCATCCGGGTCGAACATATCGTTGGTGTAACTACCCCCTCCCCAAGACCCTGTTTGAGGATTGGAGCCACCGCCAAGGAAACCCTGTCCATCAGACCCACTGACCGTATCGGTGGGGATCAGTTTGGTGATGCGGATAGCATCAATTGCCTCCTCGTTACCGATGCCGAAATCGCTCAAGTCGAAACCAGTGGCAAACACATTAGTTTCAAAACCATCGCTGAATTCATATCTGAACTGAGTGAAGCTGCTTTGACCGACTTTCCTAACAGCTACCGCGTATGCTTCCGGTCTGCCCCAGCCACCGTTCTCGTATACCACGAAGTCATTGCCAGCAGCATTTGTTAGGGACATACCCGCTCCCCAGTTAAGGT comes from Aerosakkonema funiforme FACHB-1375 and encodes:
- a CDS encoding PEP-CTERM sorting domain-containing protein, which encodes MKTFSKKLWNQIGLSLSILTGVGIATAQSAVAATFTVAGYTWDSDNSVVGGSIVSGSEVINHFTASFLPGNSEIANRTVGAILGFDPGSSVNIGDVNNPTVPGTIDLNWGAGMSLTNAAGNDFVVYENGGWGRPEAYAVAVRKVGQSSFTQFRYEFSDGFETNVFATGFDLSDFGIGNEEAIDAIRITKLIPTDTVSGSDGQGFLGGGSNPQTGSWGGGSYTNDMFDPDATFVVALQKPKPVPEPTSALALLTFGAVTAAALQRKNQSKVKG